TGTGTACATATGGGCATAAAGAATCAACTTTTTATACTATTTTCTAGAATTAGggctttgaactttttaaaatacttttccatttatttatttgcggGGGGTAAGGATAGAAGTCAGAGTTGACAACTCAGAGGAGTCAAGTTTTCTGCATCTACCTACCATGTGGCATTTCAGAGATGAAGCTCAGATCGCCCAGCTTACTGGTGAGCATCTTAACCTTCGGATCCATGCTCTGGTTTCTAgatgtatgtttttaaatgtgaCTAGACATTTAAAACAGAAACGGTCAAAAGAAATCTATAAGCCAGAATGAAATGAGAAggctgggagggagaagagagggtagGACTTCGCTTAAAAGTAACTGCATTTGCCCTTGTGTGCCTTTGGATGAAAACCACCCCACTATAACCAGGAGAAGGGTTTTCCTTCTCAGGGTGTCATCCCTGGCAATCCTCCTGGATCACCCACTCCAAACTAATGCCAGAACTAGTTCTTAACCCCTCAACCTCACTTACTGGGAGTGAGAATTCATCTTAACTACGAAGGCCTAGGACTACAGGCCCTTAAAACAATCCCTAAGATCTATCTAGCCATGCATGGGAGCCCAGACGAAACCAATATTCCATGTTCTCCATTTCTCAAATTGCTCCCTTGTTTCACACTTCCACCATGAAGACTTCTGGGACTTCTCATGGAGATaacagagtgcttgcctgaatTCAATAAAAGCTCTTCAGTCATTGGACACGCACCCGTGTGGCATCTTTCATGCTATGCTCTTCTTTTGTCCTTTGATTTTTGAGAACTGCTCTGCTTAAGAAGATATACAACTTAAATAAGAATCATGtgttatggttatttttataCCACATGGGATAATGTTATGTATATGAACACTCAATAAGTAATCAAGTTAATTCATGATCCCAAATGCTGCGgactttcctttattttctttctggacttttcttattatttatttcctcttaaaATTATAGTCAtggggctggcaaggtggctcggCAGGTTAACaatgccaagcctgacaaccaggTCAACCCCGAAGACCATCATGGCAGAAGGGGAGAAAGTTGTCCTCCAATGGTCACATAGGTGCTGTgccacacgtgtgtgcacacacacaaatgtttacagaaacacttaaacaaacaaataaatataatcgCTATCATGAATAGCTGATATATAGATAAGAAATAGGCAACTGACTACTTTATACTGGATATGCGCCAGAACATGGAGGACGAGTGAGTCATAAATctatttatgaattttttttaaatacaaaggaATTTTGATATCAAGAAGACTGGAGAGTCACAGAGAAACTGAAGGGGTCATTCAGAGATCTCAGTTTGTTCTTCCTTCTACCTGTgcctttcactttcttttctcaTATACTTGATTCAGACGAAATCATGAAAACAACTGACCGAGTCGCAAAAAGCACATGCCAGGACTTATATCCACACCCATGCTAGTACTTACATCCAGGGCCTCACgcctgctaggcaaacactccaccACTGACCTAAAGTCCCATCATTAACACAGGCCATTTAAAACACTGGCACCCTCGGCCCTCAGTATCTGCTGGACCCAGATCTATGCAGTCCACCTACCATGACTCAAAACACTTTGAGGGAGAATTGCATCTGCACTGAATATGTACAGATTTCATTATTCTAGTCGATAACCGTGGGGTATAACTTACTCAGGATTTAAGTCATCTCCAGATTATGCAATGGTTAAAGAAGGGTGTACAATTCCACCATTTTATAAACGGGGCTTGAGCATCTGTAGATATTATCCAAAGTATCCCAAAAACAATCCCCTGTGGATCCTAGGGACACTTGTTATGTGGTAACCAACTCTATGAGCACAAGGATTAGATACATGAAGGCACAAAACCCTGAAACCAGCAAATAAAAGGCTATTTGATCATAGAAACTAATTGCATACcagtttcatttattcatttttttcactaTAATGCacatgaaaaaaacaacaaacacacacacacacttagatagGATCTCGCTACAGTAGCTCtgactatcttggaactcactatgttgactaggctgtcctcaaagtTAAGGAGAGCTACCTGCCTCTgcaccctgagtgctgggattaacggtgtgtGCCCAGGCCCAGCTGGCATTCCATGATTAAAAGGCAACTCAGCTACGAATGATGAGAACAATGATGCAACAATTGATTACAAACTACCTGTCAATAAAGCACAAGAAAGAAGCCTTAAAGTTACAAAACAAAATTgcacaaaaaaacaaagacaaaagaaaaatttaataaaaatgtggggGGAAATGGACAAAAAACCCCAATAACCTTGATAGTTAAAAAGATGTGGCAAGAAACCTAAAACTATGATCTGGaataagaggaagaaaacatttctctgaagtatttttattatgtgtatgagtgctttgtgtATACTTATGTGCATGCTTCCTAAGAGATCAAAAGAGGACATTGAATTTCCTGAAACTGGTGTTAcaaatgactgtgagccaccataaaaGTGCTGGGTccctcttgaccactgagctatttttctagcctccagttttaaattattttaaactgtTCATAAGGTAGCTGGCATGATAgaaaaagcctttaattccagcacctgggaagcacaGATGAATGTGTCTCTGAGAgtgcagggccagcctggtctatttatGGTTtggggctagccagggctacacagtgagaccctgtcaaaaatgTGGCTACTTTGCTACATGTATAATCTAGCCAAAAAGGCCATCTAGGCTTGCTATCTACGTGGGCTCCGTGCCAAAGTccctccaccccaacccctgcccGCTTTCTCAGGAGCTTTCTCAGGGCATGGGAATCTTATCTGAACCACGTCCTCTCCCCCATCTGCTCCTGGTAACCTCACGAGCGGTCACACTCAAGCACGTCAAACTATGAATGCCCTGCCCGCAGCAAAagtaaacaccaaaacaaaagggAGAGGTAAAACCAGGCTCTCCTAAGTTTCCTTCCACAAACACAAGCTCTATCACACCAGAATCAAGCCAGAAACCTGGGTTTTCACTTCTAACTTTTCTCCTCATTTACTCTTCCCCAAACCGACTCACCATCAAATTCTGCCACATTTATCTCCAGATATTCCCATACAGATGCTGTGTCACGGGCCAAGCCTGCCCCATGTGACCTCGCAACCAGGGAAACTTCCTCTCGCTGCTTCTGTAATTCATCCTCTCAGCACACACTAGAGGGATTTTGTTGTAACCCAAGTTGGCCTTCAAGGGGATGACCTTTAACCTTTGGTCCATttgtgccccccccaccccctgaacCCTGGAATCACAGATATGCTTCATCACACTTTGATTTTAGAATGTTCTTTTGAAAAATCTGAATGTATCTTTCCCCTGCTTTAAAGCAAACATTTGTATCTTTCAATAATAGCTTTCATCAACAGTTAAAAACCCAAGCTCCTAGCAGTATTTTTGCCggtcctcttctccttcccttgtCTATCCTCACTGGTCTCCGTCATGGACTTCCACCTCCAGGGCTTTCTATCTGCTGGGAACGCTACCGTCTGCCTGCCCGCCCCTGCAAAGTTCATTCTGTTTACACTAACAATAAACCTCTGAGTGGAGCCATGCTACAAGAGAGGTCAAGAGGCTTTCATAAGCAAGAAATCATTGAGGAAAGAGGAGTTTTAAAAGGCAAAGCATACGTGTATCAaagaatatttattcatttatttatgttattacttATACAAAGAAATATACCCATATACAATTAAGGTTAGAAAAAAATGATTGCCATAGAAAATTATCTGGCCAAAGCAAGTGTTCCAAAATCACAACCAAGGGCAGACTGAGGTTTATGTCCATGTACTGGAAACTCAACAGGAGATCAGcccaccccagcccagcccagcccagcccagcccagcccagcccaccccagcccagccccaccAAGAACATTTACTTAAGGTCTCCCGTTGTTGAAAACGACTTCCCATTAAAAGTATAGTATCCTGGCTGGGAGtagctgcacacctttaatcccagcgctcgtgaggcagaggcagtcagatctctgtgagctccggGCCAACACGGTCTACAGAGTCCAAGACCAttgtccaagacagccagagctacactgtGAAACcacatctcaaagaaaaaaaaaaaaaaagtgattttacTAATACTTTTAAAGTGAGTACCTGCTGACAAGGCACAAACTGAATAATACTTCATGAAAACAAATGTGATTAATTACAGCCCCATTTATAGATCACTAGTAATAGAACTAAAGTTTTCTGGTAGACTCTCAGTCGATTATGTTATGtacaaaaatacatataaaatagttggttggtttttttttttttaaactgttgctTAAGCTTCCGGGTCATAGCAGTGGAATCTTTAAGCTTGGAACATTTAAGATCAAAGTAGAGACCCTATCATGAGGATTTTTCTAAACTCCAAACAGTTATGTTTCTCCTGAATGTCTTTAAAAGACAGAATTGCAGTTGGGGAGTATGAAGAGTCTTTTACCTTTTACTACACACACTTCTGCACTGTTTGCATTTTCTTCCATTAAATGTACCTTTGGCTACTACATGCAAACAACTGGAACAGACCAAATTCTGAGGAGTTGACAAAAGAAATTGAGAAATTAAGAATGCCTCAAGGGGAAAAATATTCATTTCAGTCGTAAGTTTGTATGTAAAGAAAagaatggtttggtttggtttggtttggtttggtttggcttggtttggtttggtttggtttggttttttgagacagggtttctctgtgtagccctggctgtcctggaactcaccctgtagaccaggctggtctcaaactcagaaatcctcctgcctctgcctcccaagtgctgggattaaaggcgtgtgccaccactgcctggcttgttttgttttttaatataatcaccccacccccacccccagccctgaaatcataaaCTAAGCCTAGAACTGAACACTGAAAACCCTGGTGTGGGTGTAGAAGTTACTATTAGTGCCTTCTTTTCTAAGTGAATGCGGGTCTTGCATGTGGAGGACAGGACTACCTCCATCATCCATCATCACCATCCGCCCagcctgagacaggatctctttggTTAGTTTCCATTGTAAGCCCTAGACACTTACAGGGTTGCTCTTGACTCTGAGACTGCAGACACTTTCACTTTTGCAAGTTCCAAGGATTCAAACTCGGGTCCTAAAGCCTGCAGAGCAAGTACTTTCGCCCAGTGAGCATCTCTTAGCCCTGTTACCACTTCCAGTGCATCTTAAACTAACACCTCAGatccttctcattttctctcaGATATCTTTATGCAGCGATTCTCAACACATGGTCTCCCAACCAGCAGTATCCGCAAACTTGTGAAAATGGAAAACCAGACAGGTAtgttggcatacacctttaatctcaacactttgccaacctggtctacataaaaagACTATGTTTTAAtacaaaacaaacctgaaaactaACAGACGTGTTCCACACCCACTCAATCACACACCTGGGTGGTAGAAATGGAGCAGGGATAAGAAAACTCTGGGTGAATCTGAGGTTGAGGCATTATACAGTATAGACTTTTCCTATAGTCTTAAGGAATTATATAATACTGTTACCTTACTACAAGTATTCCCATTTTAGAAAAGAAGCTAAAATTATCATTTGATTAAATACCTTAGAATGTTTTAGAATATATGGATAGTATTAACTTTttaataaagtataaaaattGGATCAAGAGGAAGAACAAACGTAGCTGATCATCTACTTGTGGTTCAGGATAAACTATCacaaacatttattatttgtttattaaacTATTGCTTAATATTATTTGCATCTAACTTCAAACGTGTACTAATATAGAAAATCACTGCATTACTTGATTTCCTCTAATAAATATCTATATTAAAGCGTCTAAACACTCGAGTCCCAATCTTCCTTGCTTAGTTGTCTTGGCAGCAAGTGGcttggtttgtttttactttcaatGGTTAGATGGTAAGTGAGCTTTCCCAGATAAACCCTGATCCTGAGCTGCTGCTTGCCAGGTATGCATACAGGGATATCAACTCTACAGGAACCTGAAATCCTACTCATTCAAAACTGAGCCTCTTGGCCCACCCGCCTCAACATCATCCCTTAGCTTCCAGAATGGAGTACAGAATTGCCTACGGCAAAAGCGGGACATCTTTTAGCTCCCCTCAATCAATTACCAAAACAGGTCATCAGACTGGCAGAGTAACTTTCTATCCATCCTGCCCACTACTACACTGGCATCTCTCACCAGTTAATAGTTCTGCTTCTTAATGTTGTTCCTTCCACAAAGAGTGAATTTTTTCTATAAGAGGGTGAATTCCATAGTATCTCTCCAGTGGATAAATTTCTCAAGGGCTCCCAGTGGCCCTCAGAATAAAGCATGAAATTATAATAGCCTTTAATCATTGACCTATCTATATAGATGCAAATCTTGTCAGGACTTTAGGTCCTGAAAAGCAGTATTCTTTCTTGTTCATTCATCTTTCTAACATGGTACCCTTTCTGACAGCTCTCTTTACTGGGTTAATCTGTTTGCTGATAAAGTGTATTTGttgtggctgctgctctgtcttGGTTTTGGCTCATGGCCTTACTATATAACCCTggcaggcctagaactcacacaatctgcttgcctctgcctcttgagcacCAAGAGGTGTGTCTATGCACAGAATGATAGTTTTAAtgcttatttttttcataaagttACCCTTCATCACCACATATTCAAAAGTGCTTCCGAGAACAGCACTTAGCATACTGCATACTAATCGTGGGTCCTCTTCTGGGTTTGAGTTCTAGCAAGACTAGGAACCACATCTAGTTTTTCAATACTGTAATCTTAGTGCCTAGGCAGCACCAAAGCATAAAATTAAAGCTTCGGCTCAAGTCAGAGCTAAAACACACCGTAAGTCATGAGGATTCTGAAAAATTAGTTAAACTCTCTCCCATTTTTCCTTATGTGTAATTTAATATAGATATTACAACCTTACAAGACTTTAGAGATAAACATGATTTGTGGCATATTTAACATGATGTTAGTACCCAGAAAGTTGGCTACTTATCTTGGTACAGTatcaaagaaaatatatgcaGAACGAATACACTTTAttcaaattatttataaacacttgaACAATCCTAACATAATTCTATGAGAAGGATTAAATTTTATGGCCACATGGCACTACGGAGTTTTTTATAGTCAATATTTAGTTGAGTCATAAAGCAGAATGTTCAAAGAGAATGACTTGTGCCCCATTTTCAGGAACAATTTGTTTATCAAGTCCAATCTGCTGCAAGCCAGAACTTTCCAGAGAATCCGGGGAGGTGTTACAAACCGAGGCAGTTACATTGTACCTTGCTGACTGATAAAAGCTGTAATACTCGAGTCTATTTTCCACTGAGTCTTCTAGAGcctttagtttttgtttaaacTGAATAACTTTGTAGAtcaaaaaaatgattaaaacacaAGCTAAGATGAAAAAAGCTAGCAAAAAGTCAAAGGCCTCATTCAACTTCTCAACTTCTTGTGTACAAATGAGAGATGCTTTTCCTGACACAGAAGAGGCATCAATTGGTAGAGCAGTGTTTTTTTCCGAGGTCAAGGTAACAGAAGTGAGCTGTGTCTGCGCAGACACAACTGCGGTCGTCTCCAGTGCATTAGCAAGTGTACTCTCTTGAAAAGGTCTACTGGCCGGGGAAGCTCGGGCCGGTTCCCAGACGCGACTGCTCTCCGCCACAGGGCTTTCCAACGGGTTCCCACTTGTGCTTACTTTATGCCAGGCCATCATTAGTGCAGTGGTCGTGTGATGAATAGAAGAGATTTTACAGCCCAAGTTCTGGATATATTGGTCCAAGGTAAAGGCAATTTGTAATGTTAGTCCATTTAATATAACATAATGTTCTGCCACACATAGATATGGGATTCTGATAACAGATGTTTACAGCAAGGGCTGACGAGGCTAGCCACTCTTGAAGACCCAAAAGTTTGTATTCTCAAAATTGGAATTTGCCTGAAGAGGAGTCAATGAAGACAATGGCTTAGGGACCCTTGGATGTAATTCTGTAAGATTATTAAATGACAGATTAAGGATCTTCAAGATGCTCCCAGAGGTTCAAATGTATTATTATCTATGTTAAGATGCTTGTTTCTAATTTACAATAAATTGCTTAACAAGCTAAATGTATCAGGTTTACAATTTCTAAAATAACTCTCAGTTAAAGTCAAATGTTTAAGGTTGTTAATTTTACTAAACCCAATCCTAGTGACATTTATGATCTTTACACGCTTCAGGAGGGAATAATTTACATTAATAGCTCACTGATAAATGCAAAAGGCTGTCATGATTCAAAAAGGTAACTTAAAGACAGTCTCAAGATTTGTAACAACATTTAATGTTACTTTTGTTAAGATATTACTTTCTAGATACAAAAAATGAAGAGAGATAAGACATTGAAAGTCTGAGATCTATGtccttaaatttttattgttcAATAAAAAGAATCTGGGAACAGAACAAGTATACCAACTATGTCTAGGACAGTGGTGAGTTCTCGGTAAGTGTAGACTTTTACACACCACCAATCAATGTCCTTAGAACAAAAGACACCCAGTTAGACCACAAATATAAACTATGAACATCTCATCACCCCTTAGGCGCTAAGCAATTTATACAACTGTTTAAAGATAGAAAATACAAATGGCTTAACTGAACAAAGCCTTTAAGATATTCATACGTGATAGTTACCCAAATAGAATTCTGGAAAAGAATTAAATAATCCAATTTCACTAACATGAAACATTATTCCCAAATCCAGAAAAACTGGACCTTTAGGAAAATTCTAAGGAATGTGAAAGGACTGGGGTAGTCTGTCTTCCATTTAGAGTTGGTAAGAATACAAATAACAATaatgatattaaaaacaaacaaacgaacaaaaaaaagAGCAGGTAGCAAccagaaataaacacaggcaaggaagagaaaataaaaatccacATGTAACCCAACCTAACTTCTTTTTCCACATCAGAACTGACTCCAAagacaaaattttaaattgtCAGAAAGGTCTTAAAACAAAAGTATCAAAATACTGAAACTTCAATAGTCCATTTAAAGTAGGATAAGCCAAAACCGCGTGTTAACACATATTATGGGTGACAGTATGAACTGCTAACACAGCTATGAAATCAATTCTTTAGCAAAGATAATTCAAACTCAACAAACTAAAATATGTTTGCTAAGATAAACTTTTAGAACCGACTCTGACACACATAACAAATGACGTGAGGATAACGATTTTTGGATACATGCCCCATAACCTATATGAAGCCTAACATCAAATAATAACTTAGGAAAATACGAACAGAAAAAGCAGGCTGTACTTTTCCACCAGGTTCTTTCGGCTAAACAACTGTACTTAAATAATCTTACCAAGGATACGGGACTCGTATCATCACGTGGCTTTAAGGCTTTGTTTTAACTCTGCAGAGCTCCGTTCTTTAACTCAGTTCCTCTGGGCACTGCTGACCGCCAGCACTCCACcgttttttgaattttaaagccATGGCTATGCAGGAAACGCCACTCTTCACACTGGTTCCTCTACAGCCAATGTGTAAAACAGGGGTTGCCATGGATACAggaaactgagagacaggaagcaAGTTTATCTGTGCTTCAAAAGTATTGTTGAAAGGAAGTCTCaggaaagtattttttttttcagaacgcACTCAGTTTTCCTAATATATACACCTAAGTAATTCCTATAACTTGAAAGAGGATTTTAAAGCCAAATGTCTGAAAACTTGAGGTATTCAAAAATCTAAATAAGAAGTCTCTAGTTATCAACAACACAtattgtctctgtgtttgtgtgtgcgtgcatgcctgCATGCGTGCGTGAAGGTCAGAATTGACACCAGTGTCCCCCTCTGTTACCCTATAACTTGCTTGTTAAGCTAGGTTCTCACACTCAATCTGAGCTCACAGACAGTTTCTCAGACAGTTGCTACTCCCCAGAGTTAGGACCACAGCTGGATTTTGAAGGTAGGTGTTGAGGATCGGAAGCCAAGTACATTACTGACAGACATTCCCCTGCTCAATATCACAGTCACTAAATCAAAAGCACACTGAAATAGGAGTATATAAAATAAAGTGATCTTTATAAAaacatttgagacagagtctcattatgtaatCATGGCCAGCCTGGAACCCTCTATACATAAAAGCCAGGTTTGCCTTGAACTCATAAGAgacctgcctgactctgcctcctgagtctgtaattaaaggcatgtactaccacaccaAGAATTTTTAAGCGCATTGtcctatttattttcaaatacttACTGAAgacttattgatttttaaaagaacataaagtTAGTAAATAATTTAGGATGAACAAAATATTAACACAATATtctaatattttgaatttttaaaaatattttttgtttagaAAATACTGATTACTATCAATTAATTGAGGAAATTAAGGCCATGCCCTGGGTTGGAAAGTAACATAAACTCCCTTACCAAATTATTAACAGAGTTTATCCCTGAATAAAAAGTTAGGGAGAAGAGACTGGGGAGATGACTGGGTAGGTAAGATGCTTACTATGCAAGCATCAACACTTGAGCTCAGACcaccagcacccatgtcaaaaaAGCTGATGTGGTTCCATATACTCAGACCCCAGCATTGGGacggcagagacaggaggggatCCCGAGGTCTGCTGGACAGCATCCTACCTAAATCAGCAAGAgactctatcttgaaaaaaaagatgAACTCTGGTTTTCAAACACATGTGcaaatatacaccacacacacacaccaatgtgtTTACATAtgacacatgaacatacaaagagggagggaggggggggagggagggtggggggagggagggaatgagttGCGGAAGAGTAAAAGTAGATGTTCCTGAATTACTTTTTACTCTATATGAATGTCTGAATTAATTTGAATACTTTGGCATGAAAAGTAATCTGAATATAAcgtaattttttatttaaataaagatttagAAGCCAGGCAGCCCGCTCAGAAGGTAAAGCTCTTGGCATACAAGCCTCGTGACCTGAGTTGGACCCCAGCACCATATAAGGAAGCCAGATCCAGTGGCACGCACCTCATGCATCTCATCCTCCTATTCTGAGTCAGAggtgagagcaagagagctgtCTACAAGCTTTCAAGCCAGGCAGCTTAGAGTATACAGCGTggcagaaaaaaagagagaccctgtctccacaaggtgAAAGGACACAACCAACTCTCAAGTTGTCCTGTGCCCTCGATATATGtgccacacatatacatacatacatacatacatacatacacacacacacatacatatatatttatctcACGCATGCGTCCacatacaagtaaataaataaaagtcttcTAGCTGAATAATTATACATAGTTTAGCCATTGATTTCTGACTTTTAtcaatttatttttagtattatcAGTAACATACAAAGTGGGAGAGAATACTATGCACACAATTTTCAATTAAATCATACAAGTCAAACAGGAAAGAGTTAAAGGGCAAGTCTATTAAATTCAAAATAAAGGGAAGACACACAAGACAAGATCAGAACGACGTGAGGACTCCTTCTCCTCCGTAGCCTGTCTACTTTACCTGTTTCTATATATTGCCTTAACTACTAATTTCAGGGGGAGGGTGTCACTTGGGAAGTCTACAAAATTCTCTTTCAGTAACTATAAAGAACCTTTATGAATTACATAAAACTATTGCATTCTACCAAAAGAATTTTGTTCTTCATGTTTAATTTTTCCAAATAGCAACATACCccttctaacaataaaaatataaccaCTAAGTGAAGACTTTAGAGAAAACAACTCCCTGTGTCTGTACAAACTGACTTGAATTCAGCTAGAACAGAGAGAAGCCAACAGATTAGGGGCAGGAAGATGATGGCAGAGCACGTAAAGGCATCTACTACCAAGGCTGACGTTCACCTGACAGGACATGTTTTGTAGAAGAAGAGGACTGGTTCCCAAGCTGTCTTCTCTTATCTGTACACCTCCCATGGTACACATTCtgacacacaaagtaaataaatttaatttattaaaatctaACAGAGTATACAATGCTTTTATAAACGCTAAGGCCAACATTACTATCTGTCTATGCAGGCACTGAGAGTAGTTAAATGTTCCTGTGAAAATGACACTGCATGAATCAGCAAGAGTTTAAAGATGCGGAAATAATACCAGGCACTCCCTAATTTAAGAACCAGTTTCTTTTGGTACAATAGAATAATCATATTCACAAATGAACATTAAACATATGTATTTTCCATTCTGAACAATAAAGATAGCAATATAAActgtaataaatatataaatacagtagGTACGGTAGCATtaacaaaaacaagaaattcTCACTAGCTCAATATGAATTGCATAACACAATTAACATATGGGACGATGCACCAAATTCTTAGATGAATGGTTTCAACATCAGCATCAATGCTTTAAAAGGTGTACTACTGGCCTAATTTCATAGTTGAAGAGACAGTATGAAGACCTTAAATAACTCATTTCTGGAGAAGAAGTGATAGAATATCTGAACATGAACATCAGGATTTGTAAACACCGAAGTATATATCCTTATGTATGATTTTCATGGTATTCAAAATATTCGATCAATAAACAACAACCAATCAAATATAAGCCAGAAACTTTCATATCAAGTAAGTTTCTCCAGGGGAGGGATAGCTCTGCAGAATCACTTAAAACATGCTTCTAcctgtctggagagatggctgagtggttaagaaaactggctgctttcccagaggtcttaagttcaattcccagcacccacatggtggctcacaaccatctgtaatgggatctggtgtgcagatatatatgcaaagtactcatatatataaaagtatatataaataaacatgcTTCTATCACCGAACGAGGAACTAGTCTGCCTGGCACATGACTCTGCCCAGAGAGTGTTGAGAGGAAGGTGGCATCTCAGAAG
The window above is part of the Mus musculus strain 129S6/SvEvTac chromosome 13 genomic contig, GRCm38.p6 alternate locus group 129S6/SvEvTac 129S6/SVEVTAC_MMCHR13_CTG1 genome. Proteins encoded here:
- the Lrrc70 gene encoding leucine rich repeat containing 70 (The RefSeq protein has 1 substitution compared to this genomic sequence); translated protein: MMAWHKVSTSGNPLESPVAESSRVWEPARASPASRPFQESTLANALETTAVVSAQTQLTSVTLTSEKNTALPIDASSVSGKASLICTQEVEKLNEAFDFLLAFFILACVLIIILIYKVIQFKQKLKALEDSVENRLEYYSFYQSARYNVTASVCNTSPDSLESSGLQQIGLDKQIVPENGAQVILFEHSAL